DNA from Desulfuromonas sp. AOP6:
TGGTTTCACTGACCCATTCTGGGGACAGTATTATTTGATCAGAAGTTTGACCACAGCCTGTCCATTCATTTTGCTTTCATCAACCGAGGATATCTGGGGTTCTATGACGAAGAGGCGTTCGGAGTCCACCTGACCGACGCCCGTCAGGTGTTCCAATGTACTGTTCGCCCGACCTATGGCGAGAAGACGCAGGTCTTCATCAGATATCTTCATGGTGTCGAGCAGAAAACTTTCTCTCTGTTCAAGAGTCTCAGCCGGCTCAGGCAGTGAAGAAGGCGTTTGAACCTTCTGAGCGTCCTGTGGCAAACTCTGCAGGGCCTGCCGATAGATCCGCTCCAGGTAAAAGGCGTACTCTTCCTCGCTGAGAGGGATATCCTCATCGGGTTTGCTGGTGTTTACCCGGGTCGATTTGAGTTTTTCCAGTTTGATCCGTTTAAGCAACTGTTTTTTGGCTAAGGCCCGACTATCCATCACGAGGTCCACCTGCCCGGCAAGATCCATTTTAAGGCCTGGCCGTTCAAGCAGTACATTCGCGACCAAGGGTAGCTTATCCAGGGCGGCCATGCCGAGACTGGTCTCACCCGGTTCAAAGGGGATATACTGCAAATCCTCGCCCTCGGGGATCAGGCTGCCGAGCAGGGCAAAGGGGCTTGTTGCCGCCTTGGTCATGAGGTTGACCAGAACCTGCAGAACGACCCCACCGACGCTGAACTCCGGGTCACTGAGATCCCCTCGCACGGGAATGTCCAGACTGATTTCCCCCTGTCGGTTTTTCAGCAGGGCGATGGCCAGATTGACCGGCAGACTGGTGGCATCAGGGCTTTCCACACGCTCACCTAGGGTAAATTGATCCAGAAAAACCCTGTTGTCACTTTCCAGCTGACTTCCCCGTATATCGTAATGCAGATCCAGATTCAATTTGCCTTTTTCCGTTTTGTGGCCCACGTATTTACCCGAGTAGGGGGATAAGGGGCTCAGATTGAAATTCTTAAAATCGATAGCCAGATCCAGCTGGGGAAGAGGCGCTAGAGGATTCATGGTACCCGAGACGATCAGGGGTGCCTGTTGGTCGATCCTGGCGTCAAAACGGAATTGGGCCAGAGCGGCAGGTTCCGAGGAAATACCAGTGATCTCCCCTTGCAGCTGGTCGATGGTGAGGCCATAGCTCGGGCTGATGCTACGGTCATGAACCCTGGCGAGTCCTTTGCTGAGCACGACTCTGTCGATACGCAGTTCGGGTGCTGCTGCGGCCGCCTCTTCCTCGGCATTCAAGACCTTTTCCTTTGCCGATGTCGTTGGCCCGTCACTCCTGGCGAGGCTCGCCAGGTTGATACTCCCGTCTTCGCGAACTACAAGATTCATTGTCGGAGAGTCCAGCCGAATTTCGGCGACATCAAGCTTAAACGGCGTCAGTTCCAAGGCGATGCCGTTAATTCGCAGCGCGTTCCAGGTCAGCAGATCTTCCCCCTGAATGTCGTCCTTGGTCGACAAACGGTTAATCGCGCTGGCACCGGTGAAACGCAGTTGTCCTTCCTGGTCGAAAACAAGATCACCTTGCAGCGCCAGGGAACCGTCGGCTACCAGGACATGGGAATATTCAGTGACGTATGGTTGAAAATCGGCCAGTTGGACAGAGGCGACATCCACCTTGGTTTTTAGAGCGAAGGGAGTCAGGGAGAGAGTACCTTCCCCATTGATTTTGCTGTGCTTGTTCAGGTCGAGCGCAAAGGTGAGACTGCCTTCCGTCCGCGGCAGCGTAGAAAGCCCCCTGGCCTCAAGGGTTACAGCACTGGCACCTAGAGCAATGGACTCTTTCAGGGAATGATCTCTGAACAGAACTTCGCCGTTACGCAAGCGGAAATCATCAACGGTCAATGCCCAGGCAGGAGGGCCGTTGTTTTCTTCGCTGGTATCCTCGCCGGGCGATGGAGGAGAGCCTGTGTTTTTCTCACCTGCAGGAAGCAGGGACAGGGGGAGCAACTTCCCCTCTGACGATTGGATCAGTTCAAAATAGGGAGAATCAACATCGATCCGGGCCAGGTGGATATCGCCCGCCAATAAATCGGAATCCGCCAGAACAACCGTAGTGGCTGGAAGACGAAGGTAGGTTTTATCTTCCTGGTCAGTGACTTCCAGTTCCCTGAGGGTCAATGTTCCCGTCAAGGCCAGCCGGGAGGAACCGTCGGCTCGATCGAGGTAGGAAAGCCTGGTGTCCAGGTCGAGCAAGGCTGATTTAAGCCGTAATGTCGTAGGGTTGGGAACATAAGCCAGGTACTCGGGGATATTGATTCCTTCCATTTTAAGGTCGATATCCGTCGCTCGGGATTCGGCGAAAAGTTTACTTCCTCCGGCAAAGGTAACCGGCGTGCCGTTAACAACCGCAGAAAAAACAGGCTCAACGAAACTTTCGATATTGCTCGGCAGGTTGGAGATGGAAGGAATGGCCAGTCGGAGATCACCAATCTGGTGGACGGTGTCTTTCGGAATATCCCGATAACGGATGGTGCCGCTATCGATTTCGATGTTATTGATGGAGAAGAGAAAGGGCCGTTTATCCCTCTTCGCTTGGGGGGGATCATCGGGCTTCTGCTCTGTCAGCAGATCGGAAAAGGAAAAAGTGTTGTCGGGCAGACGGCTAAAGTCAACGGCCGGATTCGACAGGGATATGGATCGTAGAATCAGCGCTTTTTTGAAAAGGGAAAGACTTTCCAGATTCACATGAAGACGATCAAAGGCGATGAACCGTGTAGAATCGCCTTTGTGGGAAAGATGAAAGCCCTCCACGGTGGCGGAAAGGGTATAGGGGTTCAGTCGCACTTTGGCAATTTCCGTGTTCCTGCCAAGGGCCTCGGATAGTTTGTTTGTCAGCACAGGCTTCAGGATGAGAGGAAGGATGACGAATCCGAGCAGGCTGTACAGAGCCACAGCCATAACGCCGCTGAGGATAATTTTCTGCCAGCGGGGCATTTGTTTAAAAAAGAGGACAGAAGGAGGCATCGTTGGTCTTCCTTTGGTGAAGTTAAGGGCATGGGGACTATTTCTGGAAAGCTATCTCTGAAATTGTTTCACACAGAAGGGGAGTACGCAAGGGGGGCGTGGCTTTTAAGCAGGCAAAAGAGGGGCTGAGAAAAAGAGGATGCTTATCCTATGGCAAACAGCCGGATGAAGTGATTGTAGAGTTCGTGGTCCAGGTCTGAGACCAGGTCCCCTTTCATCATCTTCAGGGCGTCAAAGGTGGTACGGCGCTTGTGGTAGGAACGGTCGGAAGTGAGGGCCTCGTAGATGTCGGCAATGCGACAGATGCGCGCGTAGGGATGAATCTCCACGCGCACAAGGCCGCTCGAGTATCCTTTGCCGTCGTCCCTTTCGTGGTGCTGGGCGGCGACAAGTTTGGCTTCTTCACTGATCGTTGGGCTTTTCTTGAGGATTTCAAGGCCAGCCAGAGGGTGCTGTTGCATGATTTCCCGTTCGGTCGGGGTAAGAGGACCCGGCTTGTTGATGATTTCGAGGGGGATTTTGCATTTGCCCAGGTCGTGCAGAAAAAAGCCGGCCCCCAGGCGGCGGATGTCTTCCTCGGCTTTTTCGCCGTAATAGGAGCGCGCCAGGGCGATACCGAAAATACCGACGTTGGTGCAATGGGTGAAGGTGTTGTTGTCGTAGCCCGCCAGCTTGACCAGGCAGTTGGTCGTGCGGTCATCGCTCATGATCAGGTCGACGGTAGGAGTGATGACCTCCTCCGCCAGGCGCAAAAAGGGAGCCCGGGGATCATCGTAGACTTTGCGCATGATTTCGCGGCAGCAATCGTAGACGGCGCCAGCTTTTTTCTCTGGGGTGCTAACCGGATCGTGCAGAATTTCCTGGGTTACCTTCTGAATATAATCGTAATAAAGATGGGCATCTTTCTCCCGGATGAAGAGATTCTGAATGCCATAAAAGGCCAGTTTTTTTTGGATATCCCGACCAAAAGACAGGCCTTTTCCTGCAAAGAGAACATACTCCGGCTCACCTATGCGCCACAGGTGTGCGCTGACCTTGCGATAGAGGTCGCAGGGTGCGTACTGCTCCTCGTGCAGAAGGGACAGCCCGATGGATATCCATCCCTGCTGGGCCGGAGTAATTTGACTCAGCTTAGATGTCAGGTCTTCCTGTCTGTTCAGCATGGATTCTCGGCGTGTTGAGTCGACATGGGTTTCTGTGCGACCCCGCCTGCAAGGACGGGTGCCGTTTTGGGGACGTTCTTGAACAAAAATAGTCCCTTTCGCGTCCTGGAACAACGAACGGCCAGAGAATAAAGTTGTTCCCGAATGTAAAGTTATGCGGCGATCCTCAGTGTGGCTGGTCATTCTCTGGACGCTCTTCAGCAGAGACTTCCAAAAGTCATGCCAATGGGGTTTTCCTGGGTCGATTCTCCAGGTAGCCCATATTAAAGGACTTTCGGGTGACCTGCCAGAAAGGTGGCGCCAGGTATGCCGTCAAGTTGTGTCATCCAGGCATTGAATGGGGAGGCACAAGTGTAACCTGTGGCATGGAGCGGCTACGCTGAAGGAGCCGAAAAACTTTTGGCTCCCAGCCAATGAAAACCGAGCAGGCCGAGCAGCAGGGCGCCACCTGCCGCAAGGAACAAGAGGGAAGGGCCGGCTATCTCTCCTATATAGCCCAGCAGAAATGATCCGGAAAAAAGACCCAGGTCGATGCTTCCTGTGAAGATTCCCGTGATTTTTCCGCGATTTTGATAACTTTCATGACGAATGGCCATGCTGTTGAGGGTGGGAAAGAGCATGCCGTGCCCGACCCCACAAAGAAGGCCTGCCATGGCAAGCCCAAAGTTTTTCTGGACCAGAGCCAGCGTAAAAAGACCAATGGCGGTAATGGCCAGAGCCCAGGGGAGCAGGCGAATTTCACCGAGACGGTCCGCCAGCTTCCCACCCAGAAACCGAATCATGATGGCCGAACTGGCGTAGGTCAGATAGAACAGGGATATCGGAGACAAGTCGCGAGCCTCAGCAAGGGGCGCTACAAAGTTGCCGCTGGCTGCCTGCCCTATGCCGAAAATAAGGGCGAGGCCGGCTACAATCACGTGTTTTTGCCGGCGGAACAAGGTGAAAAAGGAAGGGGCCTTGCCGTGACTGGGATCAGCAGGCGTTTCGCGAAGAGGCCATTGGACCAGCAGTCCGACGAGCGCCAGGGCTGAGGACATAACAAAAAAATGCGCGAATTCTCCATGGCGTAGCACCCATTCACCAAGGGCGGGACCTACGGCCAGACCGATAAGTCCCGATGTCCCGAACATCCCCAGTCCTTCATTGAGGCGGTCTCGGGGAATGATGTCCGCCATATAGGTGAACACCGCAGTGAAGCAGATGGCGATGCCGATCCCATGAATTACGCGAACGACGAGCAGAGGCCAATAAAAATCGTTCAGCGACCCGGAAAAGGTGAGGTAGGTCAGGGGCATGAGAACGAGGATGAAACAGCCGCACGTATAACTCTTTTTGCGGCCCATCCGGTCAACCATCTCCGATATCCAGGGACGGCAAAGGGCGGATGCAAGGGCGAATGTCCCCATGATGATACCGATATCTCCCTGACTCCCTCCGTGCTCTCCAATAAAAAGGGGAAAGAGGAAAAAGGCCGTAAACGAGGAGACCGTCGTGAGGTTGGCCACAAACATCATCAGAAAGGTGGTGGTGTACAGCATGGGGTTTTACCTTTTTGCTGGAGGAAGATTCCTTATAAGTCGCTCTTAGGAAAAGGTCAAGGAAGCGATGTTTACATCCCCTGTTTTGGCAAATCATGAAAGAGGCCGGGGAGGAATTGTTAACCGTCCAAGGCATGACGGTTGACACCTTTTAAAAAGCCGTGTTAATTTCGCCGCCATGGAGTCAACTCTTTACAGCATTCGTATGCACGCCACCCGGCTGGATACCCATCTCTCCGGTGCCGAGGCACTGGTGAGCGAAACTGAGCTCAAGAGAGCGGCGGCAGACCTTGTGGAGCGGGCCCTAGGCCATTCTAAGGGTAAGGCGCATAGTATCCGGATCAGCATCGATGACCTCACCGATACCGAGGTGGTAAGGGGTCGCCTCCCTGATCTGGTCACCGTCCCTGTCGCTGATTATCTGGACGGTCGTCAGGCGGCAGCAAAACTGCTTCGCTGGGCCGGGGTCTCCAATTTCGCCATCACACGAAGCATGGAGGATCTCGGGCGGGGGGCAGCTCCTGGCAACAAGGCCATGCGTGGCGCCATGTTGGTTGACGCTGTCAGTGGTGAACGCCTTGAACCTGATACCTCCCGCGGGGTGCGGGTCAGTCGGCTTGGTCTGACTCCGGCAACTACGGACGCCTTGCGCAGTGCCCTGCAAACCTTGGGACTGGACAACGACCATGTTCGCGAAGCCCTGGCTTTGGCTGGCAAGGTCCTGGCTTCTGGGCAGGTGCTCGCCGAGCTCTGCTGGTCCGATGATCCCGACTACACGGCGGGTTATGTGGCGGCACCCGGCTTGGGTTATGTCCGCTTCCCCCATCTCAAACCTCTGGGTGAGGATCGCGGCGGCCGTGCTTTTTTTGTGCCCCCCGCGCTGCGAGATCTGACCTCCCTGATATTTTTTCTGCAAGAAACCCCCTGGTTGGCTGATGGCCTCGGCCACCTGCATCCCCCCATCGCTTTGGAGACGCTGCGTGAGCTGTTGGACCGAAGAGCTTGAAATTCTGAAGAAACAGGATATGTTTCGCGCGTTGCGCACCGTAGACAGTTCGCAAGGGACGAAGGTCTTGCTTGCAGAAGGGGAAGTGTTGCTGCTGTGCAGTAACAACTACCTCGGTCTGGCGAGTCATCCCGCCCTGATCGAGGCCGCTGCCAAAGCCGTCAGAGATTGGGGTGCCGGGACGGGGGGCAGCCGCCTTATTTCCGGTTCAATGACACCGCACGCACAACTTGAAGAGAAACTGGCCGCCTTCAAGGGGACCGAGGCGGCCCTGTTGTTCAATTCAGGCTATGCCGCCAATACCGGCCTTCTGCAGGGGCTGTTCGGTCCCGATGACGTCATTTTCTCCGATGCCCTCAACCATGCCTCCATTGTCGATGGCTGCCGTTTGTCCAAGGCAAGGACGGTGATCTATCCCCATGGAGATGCGGCCGCGCTCGAATGCTTGCTGAGTCGGGAAGAAAAAGACCGCCAAGGCCGCTGGGTGATCGTCACTGATGGCGTCTTCAGCATGGACGGCGATGTGGCGCCCCTTGTCGACCTCGTTCGCCTGAAAAAACGATACAACGCCCTGCTCATGGTCGACGACGCCCACGGCACCGGCGTGCTTGGCGAGGGGGGGCGGGGCACCGCCGAGCACCTGGGTTGTCTGGAAGAGGTGGATCTGCACATGGGAACGCTGGGTAAGGCGCTTGGTTGTTTTGGCGCCTATGTGGCGGCCGACCGGGTGATCGTCGACACCCTGATCAACCGATCGCGGTCTTTTATCTTTTCCACGAGCCTGCCGCCTTCGATCCCTGCCTCGGCCATGGCCGCCCTCGACATCGTGCAAAGTGTCGAAGGCGAAAGCCTGCGTCTGGCGCTCTGGAGCAATCGGGCCCTCTTTGCCGAACGCCTGCAAAGGGGAGGGCTGTCGACAGGAGAGAGCACCACGCAGATTGTGCCGGTGCTTACCGGCGAGCCGGCGCCGACCATGAAACTGGCGCAAAGCCTGCTGACTGCCGGCATCTTTGTCCAGGGCATCCGTCCGCCGACGGTTCCTGCCGGGAACTGTCGCTTGCGCGCTACCCTTATGGCAACCCATGCTCCCGGTGACCTGGAAAGAGCCGCCGACCTCATTCTGCAGGCCATGGCCGGGGTATTCCGATGAAGACTTTTGTGCTGCCGGACGGCCGCCGGATGGCGTATCGGGAATCCGGGTCGGGGCCTGCGCTGATCCTGCTGCACGGTTGGAGTATGTCCTCTGCCGTTTTCAGTGAAGCGGTGGAGGCGTTTTCTGGCTCGTTCCGGGTATTGGTTCCTGACCTGCGTGGACACGGCCAGTCGGATCCTGGGCCAGGTTACGGGCTTGATGCCCTGACCGGCGATGTGGCCATCTGGCTGGAAAAGATGGTGAAGGGCGAGGTGTCTCTGCTTGGCTGGTCACTTGGTGGACAGGTAGCCCTGCAACTGGCCAGCGGGTTGAAGGAGAAGGTTGCCAGAGTCATTCTGCAATCCACGACGCCTCGTTTCGTGGCCGGCGACGGCTGGAGCGCGGGACTTCCCAGCGGTCAGGTCAAGGCGATGACGCGCGACCTGCGCCGCAACTATCGCAAGGCCATGGGAGACTTTTTCGCCCAACAATTCGAAGAAGGGGAAATGTCGCGGGAACGATTCTGGCGTGTCGTTGATTTTGCCGTGCGTGCCGGTCGTCTCCCCCTTGGCGAGGTGGCGCTCGCGACCTTGGACACCTTGGCTACGGCCGATCAGAGGGCGTCTCTGGCTGATATTGATGTGCCTGTTCTGGTCGTGCATGGGGAAAAGGACCGGATTATCCCTTTTGCAGCCGGAGCCTATCTGGCTAACCACCTGCCTGTCGCCCGCCTCGCTGCTTTGCCTGCGGCTGGCCATGCCCCATTTCTGAGTTCGCCAGAGGAAGTTTTTGCGCTGTGGAGAGAGTTTTTACCATGACCGCATCCCCGGCTGTGCGTTCCCGCGTGCAACGTCATTTTTCCAGTCATGCCCAGGAATACGAGCGCTATGCCGTGGTGCAGGCGCGGGTCATCGAGCGTCTGGTCGGGTTGCTGCATGAGCGGGCCCCTTTCCGCGGCCCCGTGCTGGACATCGGCTGCGGTACGGGCCTTCTCGCTGCGGCCCTGCGCCCCCTGTGTCCTCAGTCCACCCTGGTCATTTCCGATCTTGCCCACGGTATGACCAGCCAGGCCAGGTTGCGTCTGCCCGAAGCCCTGGCTCTCGATGCTGATGGCTGTGCGCTTCCCCTGGCCGCAGAGTGCTTCTCTCTGGTTTGTTCGGCATCTGTTTATCAGTGGGTGGATGACCTGGAAAAAGCCTTTGCTGACGCCGCCAGGGTGCTGATGCCTGGGGGTGTTTTCGCTTTTGCTCTTTTCGGGGAAGAAACCCTCTTTGAGTTGAAGAATTCCCATTATTTTGCCCTCTCTCAGGCAGGGAGTGAAAGAGCTTCCCATTTTCAGACTTTTCCCAGCCTGAAGGCGGTCAGCGACGCTATGGAGGGAAAGAACTTTGCCTCTATAAATTTATTTGAGGAACATGAGGTCGAATACCATCGGGATGTTGCCCGGTTGTTACGCTCTCTCAAGGGGATAGGTGCGCAGAATGCTTCCGCAGATCGTCCGAACGGCCTGGCGTCACGACAGGTCATGCAGTGCATGACCGAACACTACACCCGGCGGCATGGCGGTCCTCAAGGGATTCCGGCCACTTATCATGTCATCTATGGATGTGGAGTAAAAGGCGGCTGAGCAGAGATAATCTTACTCGACGCAGAGGATGGCGCATTTGAGATATTCCGTTTCGGGGCAGGACAACAGAATCGGGTGGTCATAGGCCTGACTGCGCATCTCCAGCAGGCGGATGGCCCGGCCCGCCTGCACGGCGGCCTTGCTCAGCGTGTCGAGGAAGATGTCCCGGCTCATATGGTGGGAGCAGGAACAGGTGAAGAGATAGCCGCCAGGGCTCACCGCTTCCATGGCCCGGCGATTGATCGTCAGGTAGCCTTTGATGGCCTCGGGGAGCTTCTTGCGACTTTTAACGAAGGCCGGTGGGTCGAGGACAATGGTGTCGAAGGTTTGGTTCTTTTGGTTGAGGCTGCGTAGAAAATCGAAGACATCGGCTCTTTCGAAAGAACAGTGGCCTTCAACAAAATTCAGACGGGCATTTTCTCGTGCCAGGGTCAGGGCGCCTTCCGAGATGTCGATGCCCACCACCTCTTTGGCTCCGTAGCGGGCGGCATGAACCGACCAGCTTCCCGAGTAGCAGAACAAATCAAGCACCCTTTGGCCAGATACGAAAGGCTTCAAGGCCAGATGATTCTCTTTCTGGTCCAGAAAATGCCCCGTCTTTTGTCCCCCCAGAACATCAACACGGAAGCGCAGGCCATGTTCCGTCATAATGACGTCTTCGGGAAGTTCGCCTTGCAGAATTTCAACGCTGCAGTCGAGGCCTTCAAGTTCGCGCACGGCCACATCGTTACGGGCGACAATGGCTTTGGGCTGCAAGAGCTCGGTCAGCGCCTGCAGAATAGCCTGGCGTCGACACTCCATACCCAGGGTGAGAAACTGCAGGGAGAGCACATCGCCGTAGCGGTCGACCACAAGGCCAGGCAGGCCGTCGGCCTCGCCATGCACCAGGCGCATGGTGACCAGATCACCGTAAAAACGCTGGCGATAGAGAAGCGCCGCCCTGAAGCGGCCGTGAAAAAAACTCGGGGTGTCAATGGATTCCCTGGCGCGGGAGAGGATGCGGGCAGCAATGAGAGAATGGGGATTATAGTAGGCCATGCCCAGAAATTCCCCCCGATGCGTGAAAACCTCGACGGCCTCCCCCGGATGGGTGGAGCGGTCGAGGTTTTCAATTTCATTGCTGAATACCCAGGGGTGTCCGGCGCGGGCGCGGCGGTCGTGGCCTGCACGCAGGGTTAGTCGGGTCATGGCTCCGAAGGGGCCTCGAAAAGCGACTGGACGATGCGGCGGGCTTCTTTGGAAACAACGTGATAGTAGACTTCGACCCCTTCACGCTGGCCCTCGATAATGCCCTTGTTCTTGAGAAGGGCCAGGTGCTGAGAGACGGTGGCCTGAGGAAGCGCAAGGCATTCCCAGATCTTTTTGACGTTGCATGTCTGGGAAATCAGCCCCGCGATGATTTTCAGGCGAACTGGATGCCCAAGAACCTTAAGGATTTCGGCTTCCCGATCGTAGTTCTGCATTTTGTCAAATTCCAGCTTTTCCATGATTGGACCCTTCTTTCATTGGATTGTAAAATGCATTGAAATATTCGGATTTTAGTTTTCTCTTAATGCAAATGTCAAGCAGTAAGAGCAATAGTTAGAGCAGCTTCATTACATCGCTGAAAAATGTGTGGGTATCATTGTGCTCGACTTGCCTTCTTTGTGTGGGTAAACTGTTCCACCGAACGCTAATATTCTCCCGTTTTTCCGCGGCGGACTCCGTTCCTGGCGCGCAATGAAAGGTTCTGCTTAACGATGATTATGGCTGTTGCTCTGTTTTTTGTCGGAATAGCTGTTCTCTATTATGCCGCCGAGTTTCTGGTTGAGGGCAGTTCACGATTTGCCATATCCTTTGGCATTCGCCCCCTTGTTATCGGTATGACCGTTGTGGCTCTTGCGACCAGCATGCCCGAAATGATGGTCTCGCTGTTGGCGGCAGTCAAGGGATCCTCCGATCTGGCCGCAGGTAATATTATCGGTTCAAATATTGCGAATGTGGGGTTGATACTGGGTGTCGCCGCCGTTTTTCAACCGGTATCCGTCACCCGCAAGACCGTTCTGCGTGAAATTCCCATTATGGTCGGTGCCTCCGTGCTCCTGTGGTTTTGTGCACTGGATGGCGTGCTCTCGGCTGGCGACGGCCTGTTGCTGGTAACCTCTCTGGGGGCCTTTCTCCTGTACTGCCTGAAAAACGCCAAAAACGAGGAAGGGGCGCCTGAAATTCCTGAAGGGATGGTGCGCAGGGAAAAGGCCCATCGTAAAAAGGATGTACTCTACATCCTTTTCGGCATCGTTGGTCTGGCTGCCGGCGCCGAGATGATGGTGCGTTCCGGTGTTTTTATCGGCCGATCCCTCGGTATTTCCGAGATGGTTATCGGTCTCTCCGTCATCGCCCTGGGGACGAGCCTTCCCGAATTGGCTGCGTCTTCGGTAGGCGCCTGGCGCGGTGAGTCGGACCTGAGTGTCGGTAATGTTATCGGCAGTAATATCTTCAATATCTTCTTTGTGCTGGGGGTATGCGCCCTTATCAGACCCTTGCCTATCCAGGCTTCAGTGCTGCGCTTTGAGCTGCCGATCATGATCCTGTTCAGCGCTGCCTTGATCCCCCTTATGCACCGGGGACTTGTCCTGGGGCGCCGAGAAGGGATCTTTCTTTTGGCGGCTTACCTATTGTTTATCTGGAGATTATTCTGGTGATGAAATCTTCAATCTTTTGTCCCCTTGGCCTTCTCTTCTGTTTCTTGATGGTCATCAGCGCCCCAGCGCAGGAAATTGCCGCTGACGAAGCGGCCCTATCCACGGTGACGCCCATTGCTGAAATATTGGGGGAAAATTACTACTATGATATTTCTTTTCTCTGGTTTGATCACCTGGCGGAAGGCCGGATCATGTTGGAGAAGGGCGAGCAGTCCGATACCTATCGCGCCATGCTCGAGGCGAGGACCCTTGGTGTCGCGGCCTGGCTGACGGGAGACCGCGTGCAGCGTTATGTCTCGGTGATGCGGGTGGCAGATGATGGGTCCTTGAGTTCGCTTATCTACGAATCGCACATCCTCAAGAAGAAAAAGGGCAAAATTGACAATCGGGTGAAGCGTT
Protein-coding regions in this window:
- a CDS encoding class I SAM-dependent rRNA methyltransferase, which translates into the protein MTRLTLRAGHDRRARAGHPWVFSNEIENLDRSTHPGEAVEVFTHRGEFLGMAYYNPHSLIAARILSRARESIDTPSFFHGRFRAALLYRQRFYGDLVTMRLVHGEADGLPGLVVDRYGDVLSLQFLTLGMECRRQAILQALTELLQPKAIVARNDVAVRELEGLDCSVEILQGELPEDVIMTEHGLRFRVDVLGGQKTGHFLDQKENHLALKPFVSGQRVLDLFCYSGSWSVHAARYGAKEVVGIDISEGALTLARENARLNFVEGHCSFERADVFDFLRSLNQKNQTFDTIVLDPPAFVKSRKKLPEAIKGYLTINRRAMEAVSPGGYLFTCSCSHHMSRDIFLDTLSKAAVQAGRAIRLLEMRSQAYDHPILLSCPETEYLKCAILCVE
- a CDS encoding metalloregulator ArsR/SmtB family transcription factor, with the protein product MEFDKMQNYDREAEILKVLGHPVRLKIIAGLISQTCNVKKIWECLALPQATVSQHLALLKNKGIIEGQREGVEVYYHVVSKEARRIVQSLFEAPSEP
- a CDS encoding calcium/sodium antiporter, which translates into the protein MAVALFFVGIAVLYYAAEFLVEGSSRFAISFGIRPLVIGMTVVALATSMPEMMVSLLAAVKGSSDLAAGNIIGSNIANVGLILGVAAVFQPVSVTRKTVLREIPIMVGASVLLWFCALDGVLSAGDGLLLVTSLGAFLLYCLKNAKNEEGAPEIPEGMVRREKAHRKKDVLYILFGIVGLAAGAEMMVRSGVFIGRSLGISEMVIGLSVIALGTSLPELAASSVGAWRGESDLSVGNVIGSNIFNIFFVLGVCALIRPLPIQASVLRFELPIMILFSAALIPLMHRGLVLGRREGIFLLAAYLLFIWRLFW